The proteins below are encoded in one region of Acidimicrobiales bacterium:
- a CDS encoding SRPBCC family protein codes for GGVIPLGRYRYEVTARSAAAPDAVFGVLADGPGWSRWAGPMVRYSAWEAGGPEPPGGPGSVRLLGTRAFHSREEIVESRPPELLAYEVRSGWPVKDYRAEVRLEPDGPGTLITWTGSFDALVPGTGGLVLALTRPMIGGFARRLATAAGGDGPPPA; via the coding sequence CGGCGGCGTCATTCCGTTGGGCCGGTATCGCTACGAGGTCACCGCCCGGTCGGCGGCGGCGCCCGACGCCGTGTTCGGGGTGCTGGCCGACGGCCCGGGCTGGAGCCGGTGGGCGGGTCCGATGGTGCGCTACTCGGCCTGGGAGGCGGGAGGGCCCGAACCCCCGGGCGGGCCGGGCTCGGTCCGCCTCCTCGGCACCCGGGCCTTCCACAGCCGGGAGGAGATCGTCGAGAGCCGGCCCCCGGAGCTGCTGGCCTACGAGGTCCGCTCGGGGTGGCCGGTCAAGGACTACCGGGCCGAGGTGCGCCTGGAGCCCGACGGCCCCGGCACCCTCATCACCTGGACGGGCAGCTTCGACGCGCTGGTGCCCGGCACCGGAGGCCTGGTGCTGGCCCTCACCCGTCCGATGATCGGCGGTTTCGCGCGCCGGTTGGCCACGGCCGCCGGCGGGGATGGGCCCCCGCCTGCCTGA
- a CDS encoding ACT domain-containing protein codes for MSRLVLRIWLPDRPGALGAVASRVGAVKADVVGIDVIERDGGVAIDEIVVDLPDDSLTDLMLAEIRQVDGVGVEEVHRDPTAAEDPAVAALGAARFFIEAPDVATLAAAVADHARNLVGADWSCLLRRAEGDDAAEVLGGSGAIPQAAWLVAFRAGLLSDAVIAETAGPLDPVCLPLPAAGADLLLGRQSRPVRGRERERLLGLVAVADSWWTQLAMQEARRSHPSGATRIIA; via the coding sequence ATGAGCAGGCTGGTGCTGAGGATCTGGCTCCCGGACCGGCCCGGTGCCCTGGGCGCCGTCGCCAGCCGGGTGGGGGCGGTCAAGGCCGACGTGGTGGGGATCGACGTGATCGAGCGCGACGGCGGGGTGGCCATCGACGAGATCGTCGTCGATCTGCCCGACGACTCGCTCACCGACCTGATGCTGGCCGAGATCCGCCAGGTCGACGGCGTCGGGGTCGAGGAGGTCCATCGCGACCCGACCGCCGCCGAGGACCCGGCGGTGGCAGCCCTCGGCGCCGCCCGCTTCTTCATCGAGGCCCCCGACGTCGCAACCCTGGCGGCGGCGGTGGCCGACCACGCCCGCAACCTGGTCGGCGCCGACTGGTCGTGCCTGCTCCGACGGGCGGAGGGGGACGACGCAGCCGAGGTGCTCGGTGGTTCAGGCGCCATCCCGCAGGCGGCCTGGCTGGTGGCGTTCCGCGCCGGCCTGCTGAGCGACGCGGTCATCGCCGAGACCGCCGGCCCCCTCGACCCCGTGTGCCTGCCCCTGCCTGCCGCCGGAGCCGATCTGCTGCTGGGGCGTCAGTCCCGGCCGGTGCGGGGCCGGGAGCGCGAGCGGCTCCTTGGGCTGGTGGCGGTGGCGGACTCCTGGTGGACCCAGCTGGCGATGCAGGAGGCCCGGCGCAGCCACCCTAGCGGCGCGACCCGGATCATCGCCTGA
- a CDS encoding histidine phosphatase family protein, translating to MIILVRHGQTEANAAGLLQGRVDLPLTELGRRQAEAAAGVVPPGARIVSSPLRRAVQTAQILAAAGGGSEGRGPVDAAISVDDRWVELDYGEYDGRPLGDVPGEVWDRWRTDADFAPPCGESLRACGRRVREACEEIGAGLRSADAPAVVVVSHVSPIKAAVAWALGVEDTTAWRMFLDVAGVCRLSIGPRGPSLQSFNDRHHLTAAGL from the coding sequence GTGATCATCCTCGTCCGGCACGGCCAGACCGAGGCCAACGCCGCCGGCCTCCTGCAGGGGCGGGTGGACCTCCCGCTGACCGAGCTGGGGCGCCGCCAGGCGGAGGCGGCGGCCGGAGTCGTGCCGCCCGGCGCGCGCATCGTCTCGAGCCCGCTGCGTCGCGCCGTGCAGACGGCGCAGATCCTGGCGGCGGCGGGGGGCGGCTCCGAGGGGCGCGGCCCCGTGGATGCCGCCATCTCCGTCGACGACCGGTGGGTCGAGCTGGACTACGGGGAGTATGACGGTCGTCCGCTCGGGGACGTGCCCGGGGAGGTGTGGGACCGTTGGCGGACCGACGCCGACTTTGCCCCGCCGTGCGGGGAGTCACTGCGAGCGTGTGGCCGGCGGGTACGCGAGGCGTGCGAGGAGATCGGCGCCGGGCTCCGGTCTGCCGACGCGCCGGCGGTTGTCGTTGTCAGCCACGTCAGCCCGATCAAGGCGGCGGTGGCGTGGGCCCTCGGCGTGGAGGACACCACGGCGTGGCGCATGTTCCTGGATGTGGCGGGGGTCTGCCGCCTGAGCATCGGTCCGCGGGGGCCGAGCCTGCAGTCGTTCAACGACCGCCACCACCTGACGGCGGCCGGTCTCTGA
- a CDS encoding C4-type zinc ribbon domain-containing protein has protein sequence MSDPLHRLLEVQDEDTHGDQIRHRRETHPLRAELAAARRQREDLDVRLGQEQERLDALTARQTEMEAEVAAGRGRMEGIEKRMYSGEVGAARDLQAMAEEVDGLRGRIRRLEDVILEVMEEREPVEALVGQLAAERAAVAGRLAHIESDLGAAEQELTAEEAGHAARRAELAGTLPPELTARYERLRQRLGGVGVARLVNGSCGGCHLTLSATELDRLRKAPADEVLTCEQCGRVLVRQ, from the coding sequence GTGAGCGACCCGCTCCACCGCCTCCTCGAGGTCCAGGACGAGGACACCCACGGAGACCAGATCCGGCACCGCCGGGAGACCCACCCGCTGCGGGCGGAGCTGGCGGCGGCGCGGCGCCAGCGCGAGGACCTCGACGTCCGCCTCGGTCAGGAGCAGGAGCGCCTCGACGCGCTGACGGCCCGCCAGACCGAGATGGAGGCAGAGGTGGCGGCGGGGCGGGGCCGGATGGAGGGAATCGAGAAGCGGATGTACTCCGGGGAGGTCGGCGCAGCGCGCGACCTGCAGGCCATGGCGGAGGAGGTCGACGGCCTGCGCGGGCGGATCCGGCGGTTGGAGGACGTGATCCTCGAGGTGATGGAGGAGCGCGAGCCGGTGGAGGCCCTGGTCGGCCAGCTGGCAGCCGAGCGGGCGGCGGTGGCCGGCCGCCTCGCCCACATCGAATCCGACCTCGGCGCCGCAGAGCAGGAGCTCACCGCCGAGGAGGCGGGACACGCCGCCCGGCGGGCCGAGCTGGCCGGGACCTTGCCCCCGGAGCTCACCGCCCGGTACGAGCGGCTGCGCCAGCGCCTTGGCGGCGTCGGCGTGGCCCGCCTCGTCAACGGCAGCTGTGGCGGGTGCCACCTCACCCTGTCCGCCACCGAGCTCGACCGGTTGCGCAAGGCTCCCGCCGACGAGGTGCTCACGTGCGAGCAGTGCGGCCGGGTTCTCGTCCGGCAGTGA
- a CDS encoding carboxyl transferase domain-containing protein has product MSLPAPGPGPGPLKALLVANRGEVAVRVIRAARVAGLRPVAVFSEDDAGALHTERAAESHPLPGAGPRAYLSVADLVTAATASGCDALHPGYGFLSESPALARACAGAGVVFVGPAPETLELLGDKVASRALARSCGVPVLEATPGPVGMEEARSFVAGLGGPAVIKAVAGGGGRGLRVVGGVAEVDEAWSRCRSEAEAAFGVPDVYVERYLYPARHLEVQVVGDAYGAVAAVGDRECSLQRRHQKVVEVAPAPGLTPEIRAALAAAALDMAAAAGCASLVTFEFLADASDPSRFWFLEANPRLQVEHTVTEEVTGLDLVRAQLLLAAGADLRSLGITPGASAPPARGVAVQLRVNAEVMAADGTVRPAEGTATRFDLPGGPGVRVDTAGGVGWRANPRMDSLLAKVVVHVPAPDIGSAVAQAGLALSEMRVEGVATNAGFLAKLLDHPAVAAGAVHTRFVEENLADLLPEPSDGGAPAPSLAAQDGAGLVVAAPLQSTVVAVDVAVGDLVPSGAQLVVLEAMKMEHVVTAPAAGRVTALLAVPGQALSEGAPLLVLEPADVAAEAADGPDPAWDPDRIRPDLAEVNARHGRTGDQQRPDAVDRRRRTGQRTARENVADLCDPGSFVEYGSLVIAAQRRRRTVDDLIARTPADGLVTGTATVNADLFGPERSRCVVVAYDYTVLAGTQGLQNHRKKDRMFELAAEWRAPLVVFTEGGGGRPGDTDGSGVSGLDCMAFHLFGRLSGLVPLVGINSGRCFAGNAALLGCCDVVIATRGSNIGMGGPAMIEGGGLGVFRPEDVGPMSVQVPNGVVDVEVADEAEAVDVARRYLSYFQGPVTAWECEDQRRLRAVVPENRLRVYDVRTVAESLADTGSVLELRRHFGPGMVTALARVEGRPLGIIANNPLHLAGAIDADGADKAARFMQLCDAFGLPILFLCDTPGIMVGPDAERAALVRHCARLFVTGASLTVPFFTIVLRKGYGLGAQAMAGGSFKAPAFCVAWPTGEFGGMGLEGAVRLGYRRELDAVEDPAERQKLFEEMVARMYEHGKALNTATYFEIDDVIDPADSRAWITGALRMSGEAPVPSSGKRRPCVDAW; this is encoded by the coding sequence ATGAGCCTCCCCGCACCGGGGCCCGGGCCGGGCCCGCTCAAGGCCCTGCTGGTCGCCAACCGGGGGGAGGTCGCGGTACGGGTCATCCGGGCGGCCCGGGTCGCCGGGTTGCGGCCGGTGGCGGTGTTCTCGGAGGACGACGCCGGCGCCCTCCACACCGAGCGGGCGGCGGAGAGCCACCCCCTCCCGGGCGCCGGGCCCCGCGCCTACCTGTCGGTGGCCGACCTGGTCACCGCCGCCACGGCCTCGGGCTGTGACGCCCTGCACCCCGGCTACGGCTTCCTCAGCGAGAGCCCAGCGCTGGCCCGGGCGTGCGCCGGCGCCGGCGTGGTGTTCGTCGGGCCCGCCCCCGAGACCCTCGAGCTGCTCGGGGACAAGGTGGCGAGCCGGGCGCTGGCCCGGAGCTGCGGCGTGCCCGTGCTCGAGGCCACACCGGGCCCGGTCGGGATGGAGGAGGCCCGCTCGTTCGTGGCCGGACTGGGGGGACCGGCCGTGATCAAGGCGGTGGCCGGCGGCGGGGGCCGGGGCCTGCGTGTGGTCGGCGGGGTGGCCGAGGTGGACGAGGCCTGGTCGCGGTGCCGGTCGGAGGCGGAGGCGGCCTTCGGGGTCCCCGATGTCTATGTCGAGCGGTACCTCTATCCCGCCCGCCACCTCGAGGTGCAGGTGGTCGGGGACGCGTACGGGGCGGTGGCGGCGGTAGGGGACCGGGAGTGCAGCCTCCAGCGCCGCCACCAGAAGGTGGTCGAGGTGGCGCCGGCGCCGGGGCTCACCCCGGAGATCCGAGCCGCCCTGGCCGCGGCGGCGCTGGACATGGCTGCCGCTGCCGGGTGCGCCAGCCTCGTCACCTTCGAGTTCCTGGCCGATGCCTCGGACCCGTCCCGGTTCTGGTTCCTCGAGGCCAATCCCCGGCTCCAGGTCGAGCACACCGTGACCGAGGAGGTGACCGGGCTGGATCTGGTGCGGGCCCAGCTGCTGCTGGCCGCGGGAGCGGACCTGCGGTCACTCGGGATCACCCCCGGCGCGTCCGCCCCCCCGGCGCGGGGTGTCGCGGTGCAGCTCCGGGTCAATGCCGAGGTGATGGCGGCCGACGGGACGGTGCGGCCGGCGGAGGGGACCGCCACCCGCTTCGACCTGCCCGGCGGCCCGGGGGTTCGCGTCGACACCGCCGGGGGTGTCGGCTGGCGGGCCAATCCCCGGATGGACTCGCTGCTGGCCAAGGTCGTCGTGCACGTGCCCGCACCCGACATCGGCAGCGCCGTGGCCCAGGCCGGGCTGGCCCTGTCCGAGATGCGCGTCGAGGGCGTCGCCACCAACGCCGGCTTCCTCGCCAAACTGCTCGATCACCCGGCGGTGGCGGCCGGTGCGGTGCACACCCGCTTCGTCGAGGAGAACCTGGCCGACCTCCTGCCCGAGCCGTCCGACGGCGGCGCACCGGCGCCCTCTCTGGCCGCCCAGGACGGGGCCGGCCTCGTCGTGGCCGCACCGCTGCAGTCGACGGTGGTGGCGGTCGACGTGGCGGTGGGGGACCTGGTGCCGAGCGGCGCCCAGCTGGTGGTGCTCGAGGCGATGAAGATGGAGCACGTCGTGACGGCTCCGGCCGCCGGCCGGGTGACCGCCCTCCTGGCCGTTCCCGGTCAGGCCCTGTCCGAGGGCGCGCCCCTTCTCGTGCTCGAGCCCGCCGACGTGGCGGCGGAGGCGGCGGACGGTCCTGACCCGGCCTGGGACCCCGACCGCATCCGTCCCGACCTGGCCGAGGTGAACGCCCGGCACGGCCGCACCGGGGATCAACAGCGTCCCGACGCCGTCGACCGCCGGCGCCGCACCGGCCAGCGCACGGCACGCGAGAACGTGGCCGACCTGTGTGACCCGGGTTCGTTCGTGGAGTACGGCTCGTTGGTCATCGCCGCCCAGCGCCGGCGGCGGACCGTCGACGACCTCATCGCCCGGACCCCGGCCGACGGGCTGGTGACCGGCACGGCCACGGTCAACGCCGACCTCTTCGGGCCCGAGCGTTCCCGGTGCGTGGTCGTGGCCTACGACTACACCGTGCTGGCCGGCACCCAGGGCCTCCAGAACCACCGCAAGAAGGACCGCATGTTCGAGTTGGCCGCAGAGTGGCGGGCCCCTCTCGTCGTGTTCACCGAAGGCGGGGGAGGCCGCCCCGGGGACACGGACGGAAGCGGTGTGTCGGGCCTGGACTGCATGGCCTTCCACCTGTTCGGACGGCTGTCGGGTCTCGTGCCGCTGGTCGGGATCAACAGCGGGCGCTGCTTTGCCGGGAACGCCGCCCTGCTCGGGTGCTGCGACGTGGTGATCGCCACGCGCGGATCGAACATCGGAATGGGCGGCCCGGCGATGATCGAGGGCGGGGGACTGGGCGTCTTCCGGCCCGAGGACGTCGGGCCGATGAGCGTCCAGGTGCCGAACGGGGTCGTGGACGTGGAGGTGGCCGACGAGGCGGAGGCCGTCGACGTGGCCCGGCGCTACCTCTCGTACTTCCAGGGACCCGTTACGGCGTGGGAGTGCGAGGACCAGCGCCGGCTCCGGGCCGTGGTGCCCGAGAACCGCCTGCGCGTGTACGACGTGCGGACGGTGGCGGAGTCCCTGGCCGACACCGGCTCGGTGCTGGAGCTCCGCCGCCACTTCGGCCCGGGGATGGTCACGGCGCTGGCCCGGGTCGAGGGCCGGCCCCTCGGGATCATCGCCAACAACCCCCTCCACCTGGCCGGGGCCATCGACGCCGACGGAGCCGACAAGGCGGCCCGGTTCATGCAGCTGTGCGACGCCTTCGGCCTCCCGATCCTGTTCCTGTGCGACACACCCGGGATCATGGTGGGGCCGGACGCGGAGCGGGCCGCCCTGGTCCGCCACTGCGCCCGGCTGTTCGTCACGGGCGCCAGCCTGACCGTTCCCTTCTTCACGATCGTGCTCCGCAAGGGCTACGGACTCGGCGCCCAGGCCATGGCCGGGGGCAGCTTCAAGGCCCCTGCCTTCTGCGTGGCCTGGCCCACGGGGGAGTTCGGCGGCATGGGCCTGGAGGGAGCCGTCCGCCTCGGCTACCGGCGGGAGCTCGATGCCGTGGAGGACCCGGCCGAGCGCCAGAAGCTGTTCGAGGAGATGGTCGCGCGCATGTACGAGCACGGGAAGGCGCTGAACACCGCCACCTACTTCGAGATCGACGACGTGATCGACCCGGCCGACTCACGCGCCTGGATCACGGGGGCGCTGCGCATGAGTGGGGAGGCCCCGGTCCCGTCGTCGGGAAAGCGGCGCCCGTGTGTGGACGCCTGGTGA